The stretch of DNA CATGACATGCAGGCGGAAGGCCTGTCCGGTCCCGAAGAGATTGTCGCCCAGCAGTTCCGCCTGGGTGGCCGCCGCAATGGCTTTGCGCATGCGCTTGACGGCCAGCGGGTATTCTGCACGGACATAGACGTACCCCTCATCCGCGCCAATGGCCCGGGCGGTGATCATCATGCCCTCGATGACGCTATGGGGGTTGCCCTCCATGACGCTGCGATCCATGAAGGCGCCCGGGTCACCCTCGTCCCCGTTGCAGATGACGTATTTTTTCGGACCGGGCTGGATCCGGGTCAGCTCCCATTTCCGGCCGGTGGGGAAGCCGCCGCCGCCCCGCCCGCGCAGGCCGGAGAGCAGGATTTCATCACAGAGTGATTTTGCTGAAAATTCAGCATAAGCCTTCTGGGCCATCAGGTAGCCGCCCTGGGCGATATATTCGCGCAGATCTTCCGGATCCAGTGCGCCGCAGGCCTTGAGGGTCGACCGGCTCTGGCGGGTATAGAAGGGGATGGATTCCATGCCGCGGCAGAATTGGCCGGAGGTCGGATCCTTGAAGAGCAGGCGTTCCACCGGCTGGTTGTTGAGCAGGGTGCTGGTGACGATTTCATCCACGTCCGCGGGGGTGACCCGCGTGTAGAGGATGTTATCGGGGATCAGTGTGACCAGCGGGCCCATCTGGCAGAAGCCCTGGCAGCCGCTGCTCGAGACGAGGGTTTTGCCCGGAGTGGGGTCCTCGGCTTTGAGTTCGGTGGTTACCGGAATGCCGGCTTTGGCAATGGCCTCAACAAAACGGTGGTAGACCTTCATGGCTCCATTGGCCATGCAACCGGTACCGGCGCAGATAATGATGCGGCGGCTGACCGTGCGGGCTGCGGTTTCGTAGGTTTCGCGGGTTTGTTCAAGATTGAGGGTGCTCATTAAACTTTCTTCTCCTTTGCCCGGATGTCGTCCACCAGCTGGCAGGCCTTCTCCGGAGTGACCTGGCCAAAGACTTCCTCGTTGATCACCATGACGGGGGCCAGCCCGCAGGCGCCGAGGCACGAAACGGTTTCCACCGTGAACAGCATGTCCGGGGTGGTCTTCTTCTGCTCCGAGAGGTTTAATTTTTTCCACAGGGCTTCCAGGATGGGGTTGGAGCCTTTCACATGGCAGGCGGTGCCGTCGCACAACCGGATGACGTGCTTGCCCTTGGGCTCCAGCGCGAAGTGCGCGTAGAAGGTGGCGACGCCGTATACGCGGGCCGGCGGTAGACCGAGTGACGTGGCCACGTAGGTCATCATCTCCTCGGTCAGGTAACGGTACTCCTCCTGAACGGCCTGGAGAATCGGGATCAGCTGCGCGGGCTTTCGCTCGTAGCGGTCCAGGATGCCACAGACCTTGTCGAACTTCTTATGCGGGGTTGTCATAGGTTATTTTCCTTATTGGTTTGAGTTTTTGCGGCTTCCAGCAGGCGGTTGGAGAGGACCGCGTAGCTGGAGGCGAGGGATACATTTTCCACAACGACGTCGGCCGGGGCCTCCAGGATCACCGGCGCGAAATTCCAGATGGCCCGGATTCCGCCCGCGAGCATGAGATTGGTGACGGTCTGGGCCACTTCCGCCGGAACCGTCAGAATGCCGATTTTGATTTTCATCCGTTGGACCAGGTTGGTCAACTTGTCCAGAGGCAGGATCGTTTTACCATGGATCTTGAGGCCCACCTTGCTGCTGTCAATTTCGAAACCGGCAATGATATTCAGGCCGATCTGGGTGAAGCGTTCATAGCCGAGCAGGGCCGTTCCCAGCGAACCCGCCCCGGCCAGTACCGCATCCGTCGTGTTGTCCCAGCCCAGCACCGTTTCAATCGAGTGAATCAGGTCGCCCAGGCCAAAGCCGACGCCCGCCTGCCCGGTGAGCGTGGTGAATTCCAGATCCTTACGGATCTGGGTCGGCGCCAGTTTCAGATCTGCCGCAAGGGTCGTGCAGGAGACCGTGTCGCGGCCCATCGCCTCCATCTGTTTCAGCCGGTGATGGTACTGTGCCAACCGTCGTAAGGTGGGCTGGGGCACCCCTCGTAATAGTTGATTTTTCATTGGCGACACTCCTGCTTCTTTACAAGCCGTTACTTATTTAACGTTATAACTTTCACAGTATAAATTTCACGAACGACTCAAGTCATTTCGTTGTTTATGTTGCAAATATCCCATATTTATGAGATATGTCAACATCTAATCGTGAAATAAATCACGAACAAGTTTGTGGGAGGCCGCATTTTATAAATTTCAGGTAGGGTAGGGCGATTGAGATTGAGCATAAGGGGTAAATAATACTAATATAGTCGCCATTGCGTTCCGTACTGAACGCGGCGAAAAAAATGAGGAACTATGAACGATAACCAGAAGGTAAAGGGACTGATTTGCGAAGCCACCATTGAGCGGCAGTTGTTGGGGATGCCGCATGAGGATGCGGTAAGGGTTCGCGAGGTATTGGCCAAGGCCGCCCTGGCGCAGGGATTGACCGATACAGACGTGGCGGTGCTGATGACCATTCAGAGCCCGGAGTTGGCCCATGAACTGTTTCAGACGGCCAGTCAGGTCAAGGATACCATCTACGGGAAGCGGCTGGTTCTTTTTGCTCCGCTGTATATCTCGAACTTATGCGCCAACGAGTGTCTCTATTGTGCCTTCCGTGCCCGAAATACGGCGATCAAACGCCGGGCGTTGACCCAGGAGGAGATTGCGCACGAGGTCAAAGCCCTGGTGGAGCAGGGCCACAAGCGCGTGCTGGTGGTGGCGGGCGAATCCTATCCGCAGGAGGGGTTTGACTATGTGCTCAAGGCGATTGAAACCGTCTACAGCGTCAAGTCCGGCCGGGGCGAGATCCGGCGGGTGAATGCGAACGTGGCTCCGCTGTCCGTCGACGAGTTCAAGCAACTCAAGGCCGCGCGGATCGGGACCTATCAGCTTTTCCAGGAGACGTATCACCGGGCGACCTACAGTCAGATGCATGTCGCGGGCCGCAAAAAGGATTTCGACTGGCGGGTGACGGGGATTGACCGGGCGATGACGGCAGGCATTAATGATGTGGGGATCGGGGTGTTGCTGGGGTTGTGTGACTGGAAGTTCGAACTGCTGGCCATGCTGCAGCACATCCGCCATCTTGAAAAGGAATTCGGGGTCGGTCCGCACACGGTCAGTGTCCCGCGACTGGAGCCGGCCACCGGATCGGATGTGTCGATCGAGCCGCCGTGCGCGGTATCCGATGACGATTTCCGCAAAATCGTGGCCATTCTGCGCCTGGCTGTCCCTTACACGGGCATCATCATGTCCACCCGCGAAAACGCGCAGATGCGGCGTGAGGGGTTTGCCCTGGGCATCTCGCAGATCTCCGCCGGCAGCCGGACGGATCCGGGCGGCTATTCGACGGACAGCTCGGGCGAGGTGAACGGCCAGTTCTCGCTAGGTGACCACCGCTCCCTGGATGAGGTGATCACGGATGTGGCGTCGCTCGGCTACATTCCCTCTTTCTGCACCGGCTGTTACCGGCTCGGGCGAACGGGGGCGGATTTCATGGACATGGCCAAGCCCGGTGATATCAAGGATCATTGCGGGCCCAACGCGGTTTCCACCTTTGCGGAATATCTGCTGGACTACGCGTCGCCGCATACCCGTGAGGTGGGATTCCGGCAGATTGATCAAGTCATTGGCGGCATGACCGGGGTGGCGAAAGAGCGGGCCGAAGGCCTGCTGACGCAGGTCAAGGCCGGGCAGAGGGACGTCTATTGCTGATGAGAACCGAACACGATTCGTTGGGTGAGCGGCAGGTGCCGGCCGGCGCGTTGCATGGAATTCATACCCTGCGCGCGCTGGAAAACTTTCCCCTGAGCGGGCGGCCGGTGCATCCGGCACTGGCGGCAGCCTATGGGGCCGTGAAGCTCGCCTGCCTGCGCACCAACCGCCGCCTGGGGATGTGGCCGGATGCGGCCCGCGTGGATGCCATGGAGACCGCCTGCCGTGACCTCATGGAGGGCCGGCTGGTGGAGTCGATCTGTGTGGATGCGCTTCAGGGGGGCGCGGGGACGTCCACCAACATGAACGTCAATGAGGTGTTGGCGAACCGGGCACTGGACCTGCTTGGTCACCCACGGGGCGCCTATGAGGTGATTTCACCGCTGAATGATCTCAACCTGCATCAGTCGACGAACGACACGTTTCCCACCGCGCTGCGGTTGGCCGCGATCTGGCGGCTGCGCGAGCTGGAGGTCCGGGTGACGTCGCTGCAGGAGGCGTTCCAGGCCAAGGAGCAAGCGTTTGCGGCGGTGGTCAAGGTGGGGCGCACAGAGTTTCAGGACGGGGTGCTGATCACGTTGGGTCGCGAGATGGGGGCCTACGCCGAGGCGTTCAACCGCGATCGCTGGCGCCTCTATAAATGTGAGGAACGGTTGCGCGTGGTCAATCTGGGCGGCACGGCGGTGGGGACGGGTCTGGGGGCACCGCGCGAGTATATCTTCCGCGTGGTCGATGAACTGCGGGAGTTGACGGGGATCGGCTTCGCGCGGGCGGAAAACCTGGTGGAGGCCACGCAGAATACAGATGTCCTGGTGGAGGTCTCGGGCATGCTCAAGGCCTGTGCGACCTCGCTCATCAAAATTGCCAATGATCTCAGGTTGCTCTCCAGCGGACCCGATGCCGGGCTGGGTGAGGTGCGTCTGCCCGCCTTGCAGGCGGGGTCCTCGATGATGCCAGGCAAGGTGAATCCGGTGATCCCTGAGGCGGTGGTGCAGGCCGCGTTGCGGGTGCTGGGCCATGACAGCACGATCGCCATGGCCTCGGCCCTGGGCAGTCTCGAGTTGAATGCGATGATGCCGCTCATGGCGGATAGCCTGCTTGAGAGCCTGGATCTGCTGACCCGGGCCTGTGCCTTATTCGAAGAGCGCTGCGTTCGCGGGATGGAGGCCTGTGTGGAGAAATGCCGGGCGAATGTGGCCGGCACAGTGGCCGCCGCGACCGCGCTGGTCCCGGTGTTGGGCTATGAGCGGGCGGCGGCCCTGGCTGCCGAAGCCGCCCGAAGCAAGCGGTCGTTGCAGGACCTTGTGGTTGAAAAAGGTCTTTTGACCGCGGAGGCCTTTGCCGAACTGATCTCAGCCGAGGCCGTCTGCCGTTTGGGGCATCCAAAACCAAAATGAATAATACTCCCAAAGGATATCGCCTGCACATCGGCCTCTTCGGTCGGCGCAATGTGGGGAAATCGAGTGTGCTGAATGCGCTGACGAGTCAGCAGGTGTCCATCGTGTCCGCGGTGGCCGGCACCACCACCGACCCGGTGGAGAAGCCCATGGAGCTGTTGCCCCTGGGGCCGGTGCTCTTTATTGATACTGCGGGGGTGGATGATGAAGGCCTGCTGGGCGAGCTGCGGGTGCAGCGGACGAAGCAGGTGCTCGCCCGCACTGATCTGGGTCTGATTATCACCAGTGGCGCTCAATGGGGGTCCTATGAGCAGACGCTGGCCGCGGAACTCAAACGGAACCACGTGGTGGTGCTGGCCATCTTCAACAAGGCGGATGTCACTCCGGCGTCGGCGGAGCTCATGACCCGGTTGCAGGGCGAGGGCATTCGCAGTCTGGCCGTTTCAGCCCTCACCGGCGAGGGGATCCCGCCGTTGCGGCGGCTTCTGGTGGAATCGGCGCCCGACTCGTTTATTTCCAACCCGAAGATCGCGGGCGACCTGGTGCCCCCCGGGGAGTGTGCGGTGCTGGTGGTGCCCGTGGACAAGGAGGCCCCCAAGGGGCGGCTGATTCTGCCTCAGGTGCAGACGATCCGGGATCTGCTCGATAACGATTCCTACTGTATGGTGGTCAAGGAACGTGAACTGCGTGAGGCGCTGGGCCGGTTGAACCGGCCCCCGGCGCTGGTGGTGACGGATTCTCAGGCCTTCCTCAAGGTGGCGGCGGATACGCCTGAGACGGTGCCGCTGACCTCCTTTTCGATTCTGTTTGCGCGCTTCCATGCGGACCTGGAGGAGATGGTGCGGGGGGCACTGGCGATTGCCACCCTCAAGAGCGGCGACCCGGTGCTCATCGCCGAGGCCTGTTCGCACCATCCGATCGGCGAGGATATCGGCACCGTCAAGATCCCGCGCTGGCTGACGCAGTACGTGGGCGGCAAGCTGGAGTTCGAGTACACCCGCGGTCACGACTTTCCTGCCGACCTGGGCCGGTACAAGCTGATCATTCATTGCGGCGCCTGCATGTGGAACCGGCGCGAGATGCTCTCCCGGCTGCTGGTGGCGCAGGAGGCGGGGGTTCCCATGACCAACTACGGGCTGGCGATTGCCTTTTCACTCGGGATTTTTGAGCGCGCCCTGCGCCCCTTTCCCGGGGCCCATGCCATTTTCCGGCAGAGTCAGGGAGGGCGATGATGAAGTCGCTGGCGGATCTGGTCAGACAGACGGAATTCACTCGCGAGGAGATCGCCTTCCTGCTCGGCCGCAGGGAGACGAACGAGGTTGAACTCCTGCGCCAGGCGGCGGAAGCGCTGTGCTTCGCCTGGGTGGGCAACACGGTTCACTTCCGCGGGCTGGTGGAGTTCTCGAACATCTGTGTCTGCGACTGCCACTACTGCGGGATCCGCAAGAGCAACCCGGCGATTACGCGCTTCTTCCTGACCCTTGATGAGGTGATGCAGGCCGCACACTGGTGTGCGGAGCAGGGCTACGGGTCGCTGGTGCTGCAGTCAGGAGAGCGGCGTGACGAGGCGTTCATCGACTTTGTGGAAACCGCGGTCCGGCGGATCCGCGCGGAGACGCGGACGGCGCAGCAGCCCGACGGCCTGGGAATTACGCTTTGTGTGGGGGAGCAGACGCGGGAGACGTATGCGCGTTTCAAGGCGGCGGGGGCGCATCGCTACCTGTTGCGAATCGAGTCCACGTCGCCGCATCTGTTTCGTCAACTCCATCCCGCCGGCCAGAGTTTTGAGCAGCGCGTGCAATGCCTGCAATGGCTGCGCGAAACGGGGTTCCAGGTGGGTACGGGCGTGATGATCGGGTTCCCGGGCCAAACGCTGGAAAATCTGGCGGATGACGTGCTGTTTTTCCGCTCACTGGATGTGGACATGATCGGCATGGGGCCCTACCTGGTCCACAAGCAGACGCCCATGGCGGCGCAGGAAAAGGAGATGGCCGCGCGGCACGGGGAGGTTTATCAGCTGGCGCTCAATATGATTGCCGTCACGCGCCTGGTGCTGAAGAACGTGAATATCGCCGCTACGACCGCGCTGCAGGCGATGAAAGCCACCGGCCGTGAGGAAGGCCTGACCTATGGCGCCAATGTCATCATGCCCCAGCTGACCCCCACCGAGTTCCGTAAGGATTACCAGCTCTACGAAGGCAAGCCGTGTCTTGACGAAAATCGCGATCAATGCAAGATGTGCCTGCAGAGACGGATCACGGGGGCCGGTCGGGTGATCGGGTTTCACGAATGGGGCGATTCACGGCATGCCCGCGACCGAACTGAAAATACGGCTCCCTCAGGCGAGGGGGGCTCGCCATCGAAGCCGTAGCGGATGGTAAGGACATGACTCAGGACATTATACAGGCCATCAGGGAAAAAGAGCAATTCCTCCACCGGGTGCAACTCATCGCCGGTCTGGGCACGTATGTCACGAAACTTGATACGGGGTGTTACACCTCCTCTCTTATCCTCGATGATATTTTCGGGATTACCCCGGACTATCCTCATACCAACGCCGGGTGGGAGGCGCTGATTCATCCTGATGACCGGCCGATGATAACCAGTTATTTTAAAAATGAAGTTCTGGGATTACGCCGGCGCTTCGACAAAGAGTACCGGATTATCAGGGCCTCCGATGGGGCCGAACGCTGGGTTCATGGGTGTGGCGATCTTGAATTCGATGAGGCGGGCGTTCCGGTGATCATGACCGGGACCATTCAGGATGTGACCGAGCGGAAACGCTCCGAAAAAGCCCTGCAACAGAGTGAGACCCGCTATCGGGAACTGATTGATCTGGCGGTGGATGGCATCCTGGTCGGTTCTTCTGAGGGCATTATTACGGATGCCAACCGGCGCATGTGCGAAATGACCGGCTTGAGACGTGATGAGCTCGTCGGTAAAAAGATTGATGGGGCGATATTCACTCCGGAGAGCCTGGCGAGCCATCCCTTGCGCTTTGACCTGATGCAAAAGGGTGAAATCGTCATCAGGGAACGGCAGCTGTTTCACACCGACGGGGCATTGGTCCATATCGAAATGCGGAGCAAGATGATGCCGGATGGGAGTTATCAGGGCATCTTTCGTGATATTACCGAGAGAAAAACGACCGAAGCCTCATTGCTGCACTTTACGAAGGTCCTGGCACACCGGGTGGAGGAGCGTACCCGTGAATTGGAAACCGCGAACGCCACCCTTAAACAGAGCTTGCATCAACTTCAGTCGAGTCAGGCGTTGCTGAGTGAAATGGGCCGGATGGCCAAAGTGGGTGGCTGGGAGCTGGATCTTCACTCCGGAAAACAGACGTGGACCAAGGAGGTCTATCATCTGCATGAGGTCGGGCCGGCCTTTGAGCCGACCGGGGAAAACGGGATTTCCTTTTATGCGGATGAGGCCCGGCCGGTCATTGCCGCCGCCGTTCAGCGTTGCATTGAGCAGGGCGAGCCCTTCGATCTTGAGCTGCAATTCATATCCGCCAAAGGGAAGTGGAAATGGGTTCGTGCCATTGGTAAGGCGGACCTCAAACACTCCAGGATTCAAGGGACCATTCAGGATGTGACCGCCCGCCGGGAGGCGGACGATGCGTTGCGCGAGAAGAATGCGGCCCTGGATCAGAGCGTGGCTCAACTCCGGAAACTGGCCATGGAGTTGACCCAGGCCGAAGAAGTGGAGCGTAAACGGCTGGCCTCCATCTTGCATGACAACGTTCAGCAGTATATAGCGGCCGCGAACATGAAAATCAGTTTGCTCGACACCCGGATGTCAGCGGACGAACACGCCCAGGGGGTGAAGTCGGTCCTGGCGGTGCTCGGGGAGGCCATGACCGCCTCGCGCTCCCTGACGGTGAGCCTGTGTCCGCCGGTGCTGCTTGAAGCGGGCCTCATGCCGGGGTTGCGCTGGCTCGCGGAATGGATGAAAGACCATCATGGACTGACGGTCAACGTGACCGGGGATGACGCTCAGGCCATACCGGGCTCGCTCAATACGCTTTTGTTTCAGGCGGTGCGGGAATTATTGTTCAATGTGGTCAAGCATGCCGGGGTCAAGCAGGCATCCGTGGTGTTGGATCAGCCGGATAAAACGTCGATCCGCCTGACGGTCGTGGACCAGGGAAAAGGGTTTCCGGCGAGTGAATCGCATTTTCCGCCTCTTTCTGGCGGGTTCGGCCTCTTTCACCTGCGGGAGCGGCTCACCTATATTGGCGGGTCATTTGATGTGGCAAGCGTGCTCGCCCAGGGCACACGGGTCTCGATCACGATTCCGTTGGCGATGGCTAAATAATGGCCTTAAGCTGATTCCGGCCCCAGCGGGTGGCGAAGGCGAACAGCGAGCTCTGCCGGCCAACCGGGAGAAAGGTGCTGGTGGGATCGAGGAGAAGGGTGCGAAGGCTGGCCGCCGGCTGTTGGGGATCAAAGGCGCCGATCACCTGGAAACCGTTGCGTCCGATCCAGCGCTCTTCACTGGGCAGGGGCAGGGAATCTGAGCCGCCAATTATCTTGAACCCCCGCTGGCAGGCCGTTTTCATCAGGTGGGGTGCCCAGAGGGTGGGGCGCAGTCCGATATCCCCGAGCAGGAAACTCCCCGGCGCATGGGCGGTGAGCGTCGATTGCACTAATTTTCCACGGCGGAAAAACCATTTACCCGGCGACCAGCTCAGAACCGGCACGGCACCCTCTCCGGAGATGGCCTGTAAGGTGGCGGCGAGCGGTTGCCCATTCGCGATCGCCGTATTTTTGCCCAGTGCCAGAACCTCCAGATTTTCAAGGGTCACCAGTTGCCGTCCGGCAATCAGGTAGCCCTTGACCACCCCGGCATCACGAATGATCAGACTGCCGGCATCCGGGCCCGCCTCGATCTGGAGGGGACCTTTTGTCAAGGGTGCCCCGCGTTCAACGACATCGTTGAAAAAGCGGCAGGTCTTGCTTTCGGCCAACAGCCCGATGGGAATGATGTTTGGACGCTCACGCGGTGAAACGGCGGAGGTTAGGTTTTCAATCAGCGCCTTGATCGCAGCCGCCCAGTCGTAGGGCGGATAGATATGGACGTGGCCATCGACAACGAGCGTGGAGTGTACAGGACTGTGGGGCATGGGGATTATTGTCTCCATCCTGATAGGGGGACACGGGTGGGAATCCGGTTCTTGAAACAGAGGGACGTTTTGCAGCCGGTTTCCAAGGCCAGTGCCAGGGCTTCGGGAAAGCGGAATCCGATCTCTTCGGGAGCGTGCGCATCCGACCCGAAGGTGATCGGGATCTCCCGCTCTGCGGCCAGACTGAGAATGAGCGGTGAGGGGTAGCACTCGGCGGCTTGACGGCGCCAGCCGGAGGTGTTGATCTCGAAGGCCATACCGGCTTTGGCGATGTGGTCCAGCAGCGGTTGAACCAGCTCTTTCATGTCGCGATCCCTGAGCCGGTGGCCGAACTTTTTCGGAAGGTCAAAGTGGCTGATGACATCAAACAGGCGGGTGTCGACCAGTTGCCGGATGAGTTTGAAATACTCCACCCACACCCCCTTGAGATCCGACGAGGCCCAGGTTTTCAGGTAGTCCGGATTATCGAACCCCCACTCCTTGATGTAGTGCACGGAGCCCATCACGAGGTCCAGTGGCTGGGCGGGCAGAAATCCCGTGAGAAAGGATTCACAGCCGGGGAAGAAATCAGCTTCCAAGCCCAGCAGGACGGCTGGGGAGCCTCCATCTTGAAGGGGACGGACCAGGTCATAATAGTCCGGGATCTCTTCCAGCACCATCCGGTATTTGGGATCATAGCCGGAGGGTTCCGGGCAGTGATCGGTAAAACACAATTCAGCGAGTCCGAGCTCCTGAGCTTTCTGCCGGAACTCCTGCGGCGTACCTGTGGCATGCTTGCACAGGACGGTATGCGTGTGGTAATCCGGCGGCAATAAAATGACAGGTGATGATGGCGGTGTGTTACTCATAAAATTCGGTGAAATAATCTAGCCATGGATTCTCCTGATGTCACGGATAAAGAGATCCGGGTCAATTCATTAACTTTGCTGAACTGCGTCAGGATTATTGCTAAGGTGTATTCCCTGTGAAAAACGACCTCTATACCTGCGCGTTGCGCCTTATCCCTGCTTTTCTCTGCGGACTCCTCTGCCCCGGACTAACGGGTGGGATGGCCCAAGGCACCTCCACCCTGGGACTGCCGAAGAGTCCGAGCGGTACCATAGGTCCGGCGCTTGACCAGCCCCGGATTACCCGCTACCCGGTGGTGCGCTTCCTGGCACTTTTTGATCGCCCCCTGAGTGGCCTTACGCCGGACAAGATCAAGGTCACCGGGCTGGTGGGCGGCACGGTGCAAGTCGAGCGATCCATTGAACTGGGCGGCACGGGCTTCCTGATCACAGTCTCGGATCTGGAGCGGTCGGGCGACGTCGGGGTCGAGATTCCCGCCGGTGTTGGTGGGGCTTAGCGGGACGACGGTCTGGCTGAGCTTTCTCGTCCGCAAGGAGACAAATGACACCAATGAAGCCGTGGTCACGCTCGGGACCGGCGAGTTCTATCAACAGGAGTTTGCGACGGTCCGCTTCGGCTTCAACGGTCTGGATAAGAGGGACGCTCCCCGTTTCTGGTCTTTGCAGGTACGCAACCCTGAAAACAAGGAGTGGGTCGCCATTCCGACGGAGGTCCCGGTCGAGCCCGGCAAGACAGTCCTCATGGTGGCCCGCCTCACCTTCGGCCAAAAAGACGGGGTATCGCTCTTTGTGAATCCGCCGTTGGGCAACCAGGCGCCGGTCATACCGTCCGCCGAGTACACCAGCGAGAAGGGCCGCAAGTTGAACTTTCGGGGTC from bacterium encodes:
- the hydF gene encoding [FeFe] hydrogenase H-cluster maturation GTPase HydF, producing the protein MNNTPKGYRLHIGLFGRRNVGKSSVLNALTSQQVSIVSAVAGTTTDPVEKPMELLPLGPVLFIDTAGVDDEGLLGELRVQRTKQVLARTDLGLIITSGAQWGSYEQTLAAELKRNHVVVLAIFNKADVTPASAELMTRLQGEGIRSLAVSALTGEGIPPLRRLLVESAPDSFISNPKIAGDLVPPGECAVLVVPVDKEAPKGRLILPQVQTIRDLLDNDSYCMVVKERELREALGRLNRPPALVVTDSQAFLKVAADTPETVPLTSFSILFARFHADLEEMVRGALAIATLKSGDPVLIAEACSHHPIGEDIGTVKIPRWLTQYVGGKLEFEYTRGHDFPADLGRYKLIIHCGACMWNRREMLSRLLVAQEAGVPMTNYGLAIAFSLGIFERALRPFPGAHAIFRQSQGGR
- a CDS encoding aspartate ammonia-lyase, with translation MRTEHDSLGERQVPAGALHGIHTLRALENFPLSGRPVHPALAAAYGAVKLACLRTNRRLGMWPDAARVDAMETACRDLMEGRLVESICVDALQGGAGTSTNMNVNEVLANRALDLLGHPRGAYEVISPLNDLNLHQSTNDTFPTALRLAAIWRLRELEVRVTSLQEAFQAKEQAFAAVVKVGRTEFQDGVLITLGREMGAYAEAFNRDRWRLYKCEERLRVVNLGGTAVGTGLGAPREYIFRVVDELRELTGIGFARAENLVEATQNTDVLVEVSGMLKACATSLIKIANDLRLLSSGPDAGLGEVRLPALQAGSSMMPGKVNPVIPEAVVQAALRVLGHDSTIAMASALGSLELNAMMPLMADSLLESLDLLTRACALFEERCVRGMEACVEKCRANVAGTVAAATALVPVLGYERAAALAAEAARSKRSLQDLVVEKGLLTAEAFAELISAEAVCRLGHPKPK
- a CDS encoding histidinol-phosphatase HisJ family protein codes for the protein MSNTPPSSPVILLPPDYHTHTVLCKHATGTPQEFRQKAQELGLAELCFTDHCPEPSGYDPKYRMVLEEIPDYYDLVRPLQDGGSPAVLLGLEADFFPGCESFLTGFLPAQPLDLVMGSVHYIKEWGFDNPDYLKTWASSDLKGVWVEYFKLIRQLVDTRLFDVISHFDLPKKFGHRLRDRDMKELVQPLLDHIAKAGMAFEINTSGWRRQAAECYPSPLILSLAAEREIPITFGSDAHAPEEIGFRFPEALALALETGCKTSLCFKNRIPTRVPLSGWRQ
- the nuoE gene encoding NADH-quinone oxidoreductase subunit NuoE; amino-acid sequence: MTTPHKKFDKVCGILDRYERKPAQLIPILQAVQEEYRYLTEEMMTYVATSLGLPPARVYGVATFYAHFALEPKGKHVIRLCDGTACHVKGSNPILEALWKKLNLSEQKKTTPDMLFTVETVSCLGACGLAPVMVINEEVFGQVTPEKACQLVDDIRAKEKKV
- a CDS encoding PAS domain S-box protein, translated to MTQDIIQAIREKEQFLHRVQLIAGLGTYVTKLDTGCYTSSLILDDIFGITPDYPHTNAGWEALIHPDDRPMITSYFKNEVLGLRRRFDKEYRIIRASDGAERWVHGCGDLEFDEAGVPVIMTGTIQDVTERKRSEKALQQSETRYRELIDLAVDGILVGSSEGIITDANRRMCEMTGLRRDELVGKKIDGAIFTPESLASHPLRFDLMQKGEIVIRERQLFHTDGALVHIEMRSKMMPDGSYQGIFRDITERKTTEASLLHFTKVLAHRVEERTRELETANATLKQSLHQLQSSQALLSEMGRMAKVGGWELDLHSGKQTWTKEVYHLHEVGPAFEPTGENGISFYADEARPVIAAAVQRCIEQGEPFDLELQFISAKGKWKWVRAIGKADLKHSRIQGTIQDVTARREADDALREKNAALDQSVAQLRKLAMELTQAEEVERKRLASILHDNVQQYIAAANMKISLLDTRMSADEHAQGVKSVLAVLGEAMTASRSLTVSLCPPVLLEAGLMPGLRWLAEWMKDHHGLTVNVTGDDAQAIPGSLNTLLFQAVRELLFNVVKHAGVKQASVVLDQPDKTSIRLTVVDQGKGFPASESHFPPLSGGFGLFHLRERLTYIGGSFDVASVLAQGTRVSITIPLAMAK
- a CDS encoding redox-sensing transcriptional repressor Rex, with translation MKNQLLRGVPQPTLRRLAQYHHRLKQMEAMGRDTVSCTTLAADLKLAPTQIRKDLEFTTLTGQAGVGFGLGDLIHSIETVLGWDNTTDAVLAGAGSLGTALLGYERFTQIGLNIIAGFEIDSSKVGLKIHGKTILPLDKLTNLVQRMKIKIGILTVPAEVAQTVTNLMLAGGIRAIWNFAPVILEAPADVVVENVSLASSYAVLSNRLLEAAKTQTNKENNL
- the hydE gene encoding [FeFe] hydrogenase H-cluster radical SAM maturase HydE, with the translated sequence MMKSLADLVRQTEFTREEIAFLLGRRETNEVELLRQAAEALCFAWVGNTVHFRGLVEFSNICVCDCHYCGIRKSNPAITRFFLTLDEVMQAAHWCAEQGYGSLVLQSGERRDEAFIDFVETAVRRIRAETRTAQQPDGLGITLCVGEQTRETYARFKAAGAHRYLLRIESTSPHLFRQLHPAGQSFEQRVQCLQWLRETGFQVGTGVMIGFPGQTLENLADDVLFFRSLDVDMIGMGPYLVHKQTPMAAQEKEMAARHGEVYQLALNMIAVTRLVLKNVNIAATTALQAMKATGREEGLTYGANVIMPQLTPTEFRKDYQLYEGKPCLDENRDQCKMCLQRRITGAGRVIGFHEWGDSRHARDRTENTAPSGEGGSPSKP
- the hydG gene encoding [FeFe] hydrogenase H-cluster radical SAM maturase HydG, producing MNDNQKVKGLICEATIERQLLGMPHEDAVRVREVLAKAALAQGLTDTDVAVLMTIQSPELAHELFQTASQVKDTIYGKRLVLFAPLYISNLCANECLYCAFRARNTAIKRRALTQEEIAHEVKALVEQGHKRVLVVAGESYPQEGFDYVLKAIETVYSVKSGRGEIRRVNANVAPLSVDEFKQLKAARIGTYQLFQETYHRATYSQMHVAGRKKDFDWRVTGIDRAMTAGINDVGIGVLLGLCDWKFELLAMLQHIRHLEKEFGVGPHTVSVPRLEPATGSDVSIEPPCAVSDDDFRKIVAILRLAVPYTGIIMSTRENAQMRREGFALGISQISAGSRTDPGGYSTDSSGEVNGQFSLGDHRSLDEVITDVASLGYIPSFCTGCYRLGRTGADFMDMAKPGDIKDHCGPNAVSTFAEYLLDYASPHTREVGFRQIDQVIGGMTGVAKERAEGLLTQVKAGQRDVYC